A single region of the Hyphomicrobiales bacterium genome encodes:
- the sucB gene encoding dihydrolipoyltranssuccinylase, translating to MATEIRVPTLGESVTEATIGRWFKKQGEAVKADEPLVELETDKVTLEVNAPAAGVLAEITAKEGDTVGVGALLGSLSEGGAGAAPAKAAEKPAAKAAPAAAPSPAPAPAAPAKGDNGPAVGRIAAETGLDPAKVAGTGKDGRVTKGDILGALSSGAASAQPAQPVQLRAPSAPDDASREERVRMTKLRQTIARRLKEAQSAAAMLTTFNDVDMSGVMDLRNQYKDVFEKKHGVKLGFMGFFVKACVQALKDVPAVNAEIDGTDIIYKNYYHIGVAVGTDKGLVVPVVRDADQLSIAGIEKEIAEYGKRARDGKLTIEEMQGGTFTISNGGVYGSLLSTPILNAPQSAILGMHRIEQRPVVKNGQIVARPMMYLAVSYDHRLIDGKEAVTFLVRIKENLEDPTRLVLDL from the coding sequence ATGGCGACCGAAATCCGTGTGCCGACCCTCGGCGAATCCGTGACGGAGGCCACCATCGGCCGGTGGTTCAAGAAGCAGGGCGAGGCCGTCAAGGCCGATGAGCCGCTTGTCGAATTGGAAACCGACAAGGTGACGCTGGAAGTGAACGCTCCGGCCGCCGGCGTCCTGGCTGAAATCACCGCCAAGGAAGGTGACACCGTCGGGGTTGGCGCCCTGCTCGGCTCGCTCAGCGAAGGGGGTGCCGGCGCGGCTCCCGCCAAGGCAGCCGAAAAGCCCGCGGCAAAGGCGGCCCCGGCCGCCGCGCCTTCCCCTGCTCCCGCACCTGCTGCTCCCGCCAAGGGCGACAATGGTCCGGCTGTCGGCCGTATCGCCGCCGAGACCGGTCTTGATCCGGCCAAGGTCGCGGGCACCGGCAAGGATGGTCGCGTGACCAAGGGTGATATCCTCGGCGCCCTCTCCAGCGGCGCGGCGTCTGCCCAGCCGGCACAGCCCGTGCAGCTGCGCGCCCCGTCGGCCCCCGACGATGCCTCGCGCGAAGAGCGCGTGCGGATGACCAAGCTGCGCCAGACCATCGCGCGCCGCCTGAAGGAAGCCCAGTCCGCCGCCGCCATGCTGACGACGTTCAACGACGTCGACATGTCCGGCGTGATGGACCTGCGCAACCAGTACAAGGATGTGTTCGAGAAGAAGCACGGCGTGAAGCTCGGCTTCATGGGCTTCTTCGTGAAGGCCTGCGTGCAGGCGCTGAAGGACGTACCGGCCGTCAATGCCGAGATCGACGGCACGGACATCATCTACAAGAACTACTACCACATCGGCGTCGCCGTCGGCACGGACAAGGGCCTCGTCGTCCCGGTCGTGCGCGACGCGGACCAGCTGTCGATCGCCGGCATCGAGAAAGAGATCGCCGAGTACGGGAAGCGCGCCCGTGACGGCAAGCTGACGATCGAGGAGATGCAGGGCGGCACCTTCACCATCTCCAACGGTGGTGTCTACGGCTCGCTTCTGTCCACGCCGATCCTCAACGCGCCCCAGTCCGCCATCCTCGGCATGCACCGCATCGAGCAGCGCCCGGTGGTGAAGAACGGCCAGATCGTCGCCCGGCCGATGATGTATCTCGCGGTGTCCTACGACCACCGTCTCATCGATGGCAAGGAAGCGGTCACGTTCCTGGTCCGCATCAAGGAAAACCTCGAGGACCCGACACGTCTCGTGCTGGACCTCTGA
- a CDS encoding hypothetical protein (Evidence 5 : Unknown function) codes for MSARRTSLKMLIPGLAPGIFYVVRVDLWPATPAARGLHVRQPMIEEATVRPPALFPSI; via the coding sequence GTGAGTGCCAGACGCACCTCACTGAAGATGCTGATCCCCGGCCTCGCGCCGGGGATTTTTTATGTCGTCCGTGTGGATCTCTGGCCAGCCACGCCGGCCGCGCGGGGACTGCACGTGCGCCAACCTATGATAGAGGAGGCTACGGTGCGCCCACCTGCACTTTTTCCGTCCATCTGA
- a CDS encoding conserved membrane hypothetical protein (Evidence 4 : Unknown function but conserved in other organisms), with the protein MRRLLKPLWFLLAVLFLVEAWLWDRLAPVVAAIVGLLPWAEWTKTFAAFIERLPPLAVAALFIVPASLLLPVKLLALWLLANEHWFTAVGLLVVAKMLGLGVTAYLFELCREKLLELPWFAWLYRHLLDIRAWAHRQTEPARRAVQAAVAAVRLRLGLNGQLRRRISILRRRTRRFG; encoded by the coding sequence ATGCGCCGCCTGCTGAAGCCATTGTGGTTCCTTCTCGCCGTGCTCTTCCTCGTGGAGGCCTGGCTGTGGGACAGGCTCGCCCCCGTTGTCGCCGCGATCGTCGGGCTGCTGCCATGGGCGGAATGGACGAAGACATTCGCCGCCTTTATCGAGCGCCTGCCCCCGCTGGCGGTGGCTGCGCTTTTCATCGTGCCCGCAAGCCTTCTGCTCCCGGTCAAGCTTCTCGCCCTCTGGCTCCTCGCCAATGAGCACTGGTTCACGGCGGTTGGTCTGCTCGTCGTCGCCAAAATGCTCGGGCTTGGCGTCACGGCCTATCTTTTCGAGCTCTGCCGCGAGAAGCTCCTCGAGTTGCCGTGGTTCGCCTGGCTCTACCGGCATCTCCTCGACATCCGCGCCTGGGCGCATCGCCAGACCGAGCCCGCGCGCCGGGCGGTCCAGGCAGCCGTCGCCGCCGTGCGGCTTCGCCTTGGCCTTAATGGCCAGCTGAGGCGGCGTATCTCGATTCTGCGCCGGCGCACCCGCCGCTTCGGCTGA
- the lpd gene encoding lipoamide dehydrogenase: MADAYDLVVIGTGPGGYVCAIRAAQLGLKTAVVEKRKTHGGTCLNVGCIPSKALLYASEKFHEASHAFAKMGIGVSAPKIDIAQLQAFKQEGVDGNVKGVEFLLKKNKVDVFFGTGSIPAAGSVSVKAEDGSVQTIATKSIVIATGSDVARLPGVTIDEKIVVSSTGALELAKAPKKLIVVGAGVIGLELGSVWQRLGAEVTVVEYLDRILPGMDGEVAKQFQRILAKQGFTFKLSSKVTKVETAKNGAKVTVEPAAGGAAETLDADIVLVAIGRTPYTDALGLAELGVELDKRGRVVVDSHYATKVSGVYAIGDVIAGPMLAHKAEDEGVAVAEILAGKAGHVNYEVIPSVVYTFPEVASVGRTEEELKEAGITYNVGKFPFTANGRAKVNQTTDGFVKFLADAKTDRVLGCHIVGPEAGEMIHEVAVLMEFGGSSEDLARTCHAHPTRSEAVKEAAMAVEKRAIHM, translated from the coding sequence ATGGCTGACGCTTACGATCTCGTCGTCATCGGCACCGGACCGGGCGGCTATGTCTGCGCCATCCGGGCCGCCCAACTTGGCCTGAAGACGGCCGTCGTCGAGAAGCGCAAGACCCATGGCGGCACGTGTCTGAACGTTGGCTGCATCCCGTCCAAGGCGCTGCTCTATGCCTCGGAGAAGTTCCACGAGGCCTCCCATGCTTTCGCCAAGATGGGCATCGGCGTGTCGGCGCCGAAGATCGACATCGCGCAGCTGCAGGCGTTCAAGCAGGAAGGCGTCGACGGCAACGTCAAGGGCGTGGAATTCCTTCTCAAGAAGAACAAGGTCGACGTGTTCTTCGGCACCGGTAGCATTCCGGCCGCCGGCTCGGTCTCTGTGAAGGCCGAGGATGGCTCGGTCCAGACGATCGCCACGAAGTCCATCGTCATCGCGACCGGCTCGGATGTCGCCAGGCTCCCCGGCGTCACCATCGACGAGAAGATAGTGGTGTCGTCGACCGGCGCGCTCGAACTCGCCAAGGCCCCCAAGAAGCTCATCGTCGTGGGCGCCGGCGTGATCGGCCTCGAGCTCGGGTCGGTCTGGCAGCGCCTCGGTGCCGAGGTCACAGTCGTCGAGTATCTCGATCGCATCCTGCCCGGCATGGACGGCGAAGTCGCCAAGCAGTTCCAACGCATCCTGGCCAAGCAGGGCTTCACCTTCAAGCTGTCGAGCAAGGTCACCAAGGTCGAGACGGCCAAGAACGGCGCCAAGGTCACCGTCGAGCCCGCCGCCGGCGGCGCAGCGGAGACGCTCGATGCCGATATCGTTCTCGTCGCGATCGGCCGCACGCCTTACACCGACGCCCTCGGCCTCGCCGAACTCGGCGTCGAGCTCGACAAGCGCGGCCGTGTCGTGGTCGACAGCCACTATGCGACCAAGGTGTCTGGTGTCTACGCCATCGGCGACGTAATCGCCGGCCCGATGCTCGCCCACAAGGCCGAGGACGAGGGCGTGGCGGTGGCCGAAATCCTCGCCGGCAAGGCCGGCCACGTGAACTACGAAGTCATCCCGAGCGTGGTCTACACCTTCCCGGAAGTCGCTTCAGTCGGCCGCACCGAGGAAGAACTCAAGGAAGCCGGCATCACCTATAACGTCGGCAAGTTCCCCTTCACGGCCAACGGCCGCGCCAAGGTGAACCAGACCACCGATGGCTTCGTGAAGTTTCTGGCGGATGCCAAGACGGACCGCGTGCTCGGCTGCCACATCGTCGGTCCTGAGGCCGGCGAAATGATCCACGAAGTGGCCGTGCTGATGGAATTCGGCGGCTCGTCGGAGGATCTCGCCCGCACCTGCCATGCCCACCCGACCCGCTCGGAAGCGGTGAAGGAAGCCGCCATGGCCGTCGAGAAGCGCGCGATCCATATGTGA
- the ygfF gene encoding putative oxidoreductase YgfF (Evidence 3 : Putative function from multiple computational evidences): MDGVLVITGGSRGIGRATALKAAAAGYRVVVNYTADAAAADAVVSAIAEAGGAAKAVQGDVANEADVIRLFADADAFGPLVGLVNNAGVIDRAMSLVDMSAERITRLMMVNVVGSLIVAREAVRRLSTQYGGKGGVIVNLSSRAAELGGAKQYVDYAATKGAIDSLTRGLALEVADQGIRVAGVRPGIIETDIHASAGDPDRAARMGSTLPMGRAGSADEVADAILWLLSDKASYVTGTTIDVSGGR; the protein is encoded by the coding sequence ATGGATGGTGTTCTGGTGATTACAGGCGGCAGCCGCGGCATCGGGCGCGCCACCGCGCTCAAGGCTGCGGCAGCCGGTTACCGGGTTGTCGTCAACTACACGGCCGATGCGGCTGCGGCCGATGCGGTGGTCTCGGCCATCGCAGAGGCCGGCGGTGCAGCCAAGGCCGTCCAGGGCGATGTGGCCAACGAGGCCGACGTCATCCGCCTGTTCGCCGACGCGGACGCGTTCGGACCGCTCGTCGGGCTCGTCAACAACGCCGGCGTCATCGATCGTGCCATGTCTCTGGTCGACATGTCGGCCGAACGCATCACGCGATTGATGATGGTCAACGTCGTCGGCAGCCTCATCGTGGCCCGCGAAGCCGTGCGCCGCCTGTCGACCCAATACGGCGGCAAGGGTGGTGTCATCGTCAATCTGTCATCGCGGGCGGCGGAACTCGGCGGCGCCAAGCAGTATGTCGACTATGCCGCCACCAAGGGCGCCATCGATAGCTTGACCCGCGGGCTCGCCCTCGAGGTCGCCGACCAAGGCATCCGCGTCGCGGGGGTCAGGCCCGGCATCATCGAAACCGACATTCATGCGAGCGCCGGCGATCCCGACCGTGCGGCGCGGATGGGCAGCACGCTCCCGATGGGCCGCGCGGGAAGCGCCGACGAGGTGGCGGACGCGATCCTCTGGTTGCTGTCGGACAAGGCCAGCTATGTGACCGGCACGACGATCGATGTATCGGGTGGCCGGTAA
- the xerC gene encoding Tyrosine recombinase XerC, with the protein MSRYQPRHQPILPTDDSPASPASASTPVEKDGADAGHGLFVATTTWLSYLAAERRLSPKTVEAYGRDLRQFLTFLTEYQGEPASLSTMAAIGPADLRAFLAARRRDGIGSHSLMRQLAALRSFARHLERSGAGNASAFAAVRGPKVKKNLPRPLAVSAAKAVTTIESRAGDDRAEWILARDAAVLALLYGSGLRISEALGIQRRHAPVDGQMDITVTGKGDKTRSVPVLPQVSRAIADYIAACPHPLPPEGPLFVGTRGGPLSPRIIQLVMENLRGVLGLPASATPHALRHSFATHLLGRGGDLRAIQELLGHASLSTTQNYTKVDAARLLAAYDAAHPRA; encoded by the coding sequence ATGTCGAGATATCAGCCGAGACATCAGCCGATCCTGCCCACCGATGATTCGCCAGCCTCTCCCGCTTCGGCCAGCACGCCGGTGGAGAAGGATGGCGCGGACGCCGGGCATGGCCTGTTCGTGGCGACCACGACGTGGCTGTCCTACCTCGCCGCGGAGCGCCGCCTGTCGCCCAAGACGGTCGAAGCCTACGGGCGTGATCTCAGGCAATTCCTGACTTTCCTGACCGAGTATCAGGGAGAGCCGGCCAGCTTGAGCACCATGGCGGCGATCGGGCCGGCCGATCTGCGGGCTTTCCTCGCGGCCCGACGGCGCGATGGCATCGGCAGCCACTCCCTGATGCGCCAACTCGCGGCGCTGCGCTCCTTCGCGCGGCATCTCGAACGGAGCGGCGCGGGCAATGCGTCCGCCTTCGCGGCCGTGCGTGGTCCCAAGGTGAAGAAGAACCTGCCACGCCCGCTCGCGGTTTCAGCGGCGAAGGCCGTCACCACGATCGAGAGCCGGGCGGGCGATGATCGGGCGGAGTGGATCCTGGCACGCGACGCGGCCGTTCTGGCGCTGCTCTACGGGTCCGGGCTGCGCATCAGCGAGGCGTTGGGCATCCAGCGCCGTCATGCGCCTGTCGACGGGCAGATGGACATCACGGTAACCGGGAAGGGGGACAAGACGCGCAGCGTGCCCGTGTTGCCGCAGGTGTCCCGTGCCATCGCGGACTATATTGCGGCCTGCCCCCATCCCCTGCCGCCGGAAGGGCCGCTGTTCGTGGGTACACGTGGTGGTCCGCTGTCGCCGCGTATCATCCAGCTTGTCATGGAGAACCTGCGCGGCGTGCTCGGACTACCCGCCAGCGCGACGCCGCACGCCCTGCGGCACTCCTTCGCAACCCATCTTCTCGGTCGCGGGGGGGATCTCAGAGCCATCCAGGAACTGCTGGGCCACGCGTCCCTGTCAACAACGCAGAACTATACCAAGGTCGACGCGGCCCGGCTGCTCGCGGCCTATGATGCCGCTCATCCACGCGCGTGA
- the priA gene encoding Primosomal protein N' has translation MARLIAMQAARLRVGDEHPSRQCYACRHEYRKVMSITEASPAITVASGQIADVLVPVALDTAYSYKVPAGLTLSAGDVVVVPLGPRETVGVVWETRPGEGGNLKAVVGRVDTTPLGPALRKLVEWIAWYTVSPRGLALRLALRVPDPSRPEALRVGVRLAGPPPARLTPGRQRVLALAQDGLVFTKKALAEEAGVSQAVVNGLIDEGTLETVALAQVPVALPPNPAFAQASLSAAQQETADALRQTVGEGVFSVTLVEGVTGSGKTEVYFEAIAEALARGKQALILMPEIALTAQFLERFASRFGVRPAEWHSGVATRRRERIHLGVAAGDVRVVVGARSALFLPFRELGIIVVDEEHETAYKQEDNVQYHARDMAVVRGRIENFPVILTSATPSIETKVNAQSGRYRYLALPERFGGRAMPTIRAIDLRRSPAARDHWLSPPLVEAMRETVGQGEQALLYLNRRGYAPLTLCRSCGHRFQCPNCSAWLVEHRYRRALVCHHCGHVERRPDSCPSCGTVDALTACGPGVERLAEEVAEHFPDKRSIVLSSDMPGGTERLRDELQAVADGEFSIVIGTQLVAKGHNFPGLTLVGVVDADIGLANGDPRAAERTFQLLQQVTGRAGRFEKPGRALIQTFQPDHPVLQALLSGNAERFYREEIAQREAAGLPPFGRLAGIIVAAPDRNEAEAHARALARAAETPPDVHVFGPAEAPLALVRGRYRFRLLVRATRETDLQGYLRAWMARVPRPPQRIRVTIDVDPQSFL, from the coding sequence ATGGCGCGGCTGATCGCCATGCAGGCCGCGCGCCTGCGTGTCGGGGATGAACATCCGTCCCGGCAGTGCTATGCCTGCCGCCATGAGTATCGGAAAGTCATGAGCATCACCGAGGCAAGCCCCGCGATCACGGTTGCGTCCGGCCAGATCGCCGACGTGCTGGTGCCCGTCGCGCTCGATACGGCCTATTCCTACAAGGTCCCGGCAGGTCTCACCCTGAGCGCGGGCGATGTGGTCGTGGTGCCGCTCGGGCCGCGCGAGACCGTTGGCGTGGTGTGGGAAACACGCCCCGGCGAAGGCGGCAACCTCAAGGCCGTCGTTGGTCGCGTCGATACGACGCCCCTGGGCCCGGCCTTGCGGAAGCTGGTCGAGTGGATTGCCTGGTACACCGTGTCGCCGCGCGGCCTCGCTCTGCGGCTTGCTCTCCGCGTACCGGATCCCAGCCGCCCGGAGGCGCTCCGCGTGGGCGTGCGGCTGGCCGGGCCGCCGCCTGCCCGGTTGACGCCGGGGCGTCAGCGCGTGCTGGCGCTGGCGCAGGACGGGCTCGTCTTCACCAAGAAGGCGCTGGCCGAAGAGGCGGGCGTGAGCCAGGCCGTGGTCAACGGCCTGATCGATGAAGGCACGCTGGAGACGGTGGCGCTGGCACAGGTGCCCGTCGCGCTGCCGCCGAACCCGGCCTTTGCCCAAGCGAGCCTTTCCGCCGCGCAGCAGGAAACGGCTGATGCCTTGCGCCAGACCGTCGGCGAAGGTGTGTTCTCGGTCACGCTGGTGGAGGGCGTGACGGGCTCCGGCAAGACGGAAGTTTATTTCGAGGCCATCGCCGAGGCTCTGGCGCGCGGCAAACAGGCGCTCATCCTGATGCCAGAGATCGCCCTCACCGCTCAGTTTCTGGAGCGCTTCGCCAGCCGCTTCGGGGTGAGGCCAGCCGAGTGGCATTCGGGCGTCGCCACCCGCCGGCGCGAGCGCATCCATCTCGGCGTCGCCGCGGGGGACGTGCGGGTCGTGGTGGGCGCCCGTTCGGCCCTGTTCCTGCCCTTCCGCGAACTCGGCATCATCGTCGTCGATGAAGAGCATGAGACGGCCTACAAGCAGGAAGACAATGTGCAGTACCATGCCCGGGACATGGCCGTGGTGCGCGGGCGCATCGAGAATTTTCCCGTCATCCTGACGTCGGCCACGCCATCGATCGAGACCAAGGTCAACGCGCAGTCCGGGCGCTACCGCTACCTCGCCCTGCCGGAGCGTTTCGGCGGCCGTGCCATGCCGACGATCCGCGCGATCGACCTGCGCCGCAGCCCCGCCGCGCGCGACCACTGGCTGTCGCCACCGCTCGTGGAGGCCATGCGCGAGACGGTTGGCCAGGGCGAGCAGGCGCTGCTCTATCTCAACCGCCGCGGCTATGCGCCGCTGACGCTCTGCCGCTCTTGCGGCCATCGCTTCCAATGCCCGAATTGCTCGGCCTGGCTGGTTGAGCATCGCTACCGGCGCGCGCTCGTCTGCCATCACTGCGGCCATGTGGAACGCCGGCCGGACAGTTGCCCGTCCTGCGGCACCGTGGATGCGCTCACCGCCTGCGGACCCGGCGTGGAGCGGCTGGCGGAGGAAGTCGCCGAGCATTTTCCGGACAAGCGCAGCATCGTCCTGTCGAGCGACATGCCCGGTGGCACCGAGCGGCTGCGCGACGAACTCCAGGCCGTGGCCGATGGCGAATTCAGCATCGTTATCGGCACCCAGCTCGTGGCTAAGGGGCACAATTTCCCGGGGCTCACGCTGGTCGGCGTCGTCGATGCCGATATCGGGCTCGCCAACGGCGACCCGCGCGCCGCCGAACGCACCTTCCAGCTCCTGCAGCAGGTGACGGGGCGCGCCGGCCGCTTCGAGAAACCCGGCCGCGCGCTCATCCAGACCTTCCAGCCGGATCACCCCGTGCTGCAGGCGCTCCTTTCCGGCAATGCCGAGCGCTTCTACCGGGAAGAGATTGCCCAGCGCGAGGCGGCGGGCCTGCCGCCCTTCGGCCGGCTCGCCGGCATCATCGTCGCGGCCCCCGACCGGAACGAGGCGGAGGCCCACGCCCGCGCGCTGGCCCGTGCCGCCGAGACGCCGCCGGACGTGCATGTCTTCGGCCCCGCCGAGGCGCCGCTGGCGCTTGTGCGTGGCCGCTACCGTTTCCGCCTTCTGGTGCGCGCCACGCGCGAAACCGACCTCCAGGGCTATCTGAGGGCCTGGATGGCGCGCGTGCCGCGCCCGCCGCAGCGCATCCGCGTCACCATCGATGTCGATCCGCAGAGTTTTCTGTAG
- a CDS encoding PhnB protein: MAGSVNSIPDNGAPKPYICVSRGNEAIAFYRQVFDAVETLKISDPAGKVGHAELTIGEGSMMLCDEFPEYGALSPETIGGSPVVLHIYVKNADATVAKAEAAGATILKPVEDQFYGDRGGKLKDPFGHIWWVSTRIEDLSHDEMRRRAKELYGMS, encoded by the coding sequence ATGGCGGGAAGCGTGAACTCCATCCCGGATAACGGCGCCCCGAAGCCCTACATCTGCGTCAGCCGTGGGAACGAAGCCATCGCCTTCTACAGGCAAGTCTTCGACGCCGTGGAAACGCTGAAGATCTCGGATCCGGCAGGAAAAGTCGGGCATGCCGAACTGACCATCGGCGAGGGCAGCATGATGCTCTGCGACGAGTTTCCGGAATACGGCGCTCTCAGCCCTGAAACCATCGGCGGTTCACCGGTCGTCCTGCATATCTACGTCAAGAATGCGGATGCCACCGTCGCCAAGGCGGAGGCGGCGGGCGCGACCATATTGAAGCCGGTCGAGGACCAGTTTTACGGTGATCGCGGCGGAAAGCTGAAGGATCCCTTCGGCCATATCTGGTGGGTCTCCACCCGCATCGAGGACCTATCGCACGATGAAATGCGTCGGCGCGCCAAGGAACTCTACGGCATGAGCTGA